The Penaeus chinensis breed Huanghai No. 1 chromosome 12, ASM1920278v2, whole genome shotgun sequence DNA segment CGCAACCCGTATTCTAGTGTCAACATGACACTGCATAAATCTTATTGCGATGATCTTATTAAAGTACTTTATGAATGAAGCCGTTGTGTCAACTCATAGTAAATCTGAAATCTAAAATTTTCACAGTGTTAGCATAATATGGTGCTTTGTCTGGTATTTATATTACCAGAATGCTACAGCATATGCAAAAACATTGAAACAATATTAGATATTGTAGAAATTTACCAAAACAGAACTGatgatagggaaaaaaaacatcacaacaaaaccaacaatactAGAATCATTGTTAATGTCAAATATTCCTTACTCTTAAACGATAAAGAAGAAACATTTGCCcaatacacaccacacaaatagAACAGTCCTACAGATCAATGGCGGTCGGGACAGCAACAGGATTTTGTTTCTCGCGAGTCTAGACCAGGCTCTGCGGCAGTGCCATGTATTGGTGCACAAGGTAGTAGGGCCAGTAGACCAAGTTAAAGATGAGGAAGCCCCCGGGGAAGAGGACGCGGCACAGGCGGTCCAGGGCGCGGGCATAGGTAATGTACGTCTTGGGGCTGGCGGCTGCGGGCggctcctcctcctgcgccttcGTCTGGTCGCCGGGGAAAAGGCATGGACTACATTAGGACACGCATCGAAGACCGCAGTATTTATCAGTAAGGAATCTGAAGTTCTACTACATAATTCATCAACAGAAACAGTTTATCAAAAATATGATCATGCACCAACCTGGCCGTCCCCTccgtgcacatgcatacacgaatagataaacaagcacgcatatatacatatatacatatataatgtgtttatatacgtatgtacgtgtatatatatatatatgtgtgtgtgtgtgtgtgtgtgtgtgtgtgtgtgtgtgtgtgtgtgtgtgtgtgtgtgtatgtgtatgtgtatctgtatgtgtgtgtgtgtgtgtgtgtgtgtgtgtgtgtgtgtgtgtgtgtgtgtgtgtgtgtgtgtgtgtgtgtgtgtgtgagtgagtgagtgagtaagtgagtgagtgagtgagtgagtgagtgagtgagtgaatgggtgaatgagtgaatgagtgaatgagtgaatgagtgagtgagtgagtgagagtgtgaatgtgagtcttttagagtatgtgcatgtgtgtatacatacatatgcaattcTGAATTCATATCGTTATTCATGCATTAATAGTGGTATATACagatttatgaatgtatttatattctaATAATGTCGAATGCAGATTATGAATAGGAAATGTCTACCGTCAGATCTGAAAACTTATACGTTCCGTTAAAATCCAGGCGATATCGTTAGTAATCGTCATGGAAGTTCTAATACATGCAACTAGCTACGGAGTCACATGCACTGCAGTCGCACCCAGCACTGCGGGTGCACAAGGATTTGTTAAGTTGAACCTACTCTACGAGTGAGTCTCTCTTGTCCTTGCGTATTGCCCCGTCCTTCAAAGCTCACCTCTCCGTAATCTGATCCGGCCAGCTGAGGGCACCGGGGGGCGCGGGAGGAGTCGCACCAAGGAGAGTGGCAGGGGGCAGATCAGGATAGGTTAGGTTACTTAACAGTTTTAGTCAGGTGAAGCGCTTGGGGCCAGTCACCAGATCTTATAAAAGGCGAACTCAATGCACGTATACACATTAATTTTGGTAAACACTGGTGTCTGTATAGAGGacatgtgaatatacaaatataccaaatgaaatacacacacgcatatatataaatatgtatctatctatctatctatctatatgtgtatctgtgtgtatgtatatatatatatatatatatatatatatatatatatatgcacacacacacacacacacacacacacacacattatatatatatatatatatatatatacatacatacacatatatatgtatgtatatatatatatatatatatatatatatatatatatatatatatataatgtgtgtgtgtgtgtgtgtgtgtgtgtgtgtgtgtgtgtgtgtgtgtgtgtgtgcgtgtgcgtgtgtgtgtgtgcgtgtgtgtgtgtcggatttGATGGCTGAAACTAAATATCTGGAGACAAAGTTACAGCCAATGCCGCCGAGAGTGACGCCGTAAGAAGAAATCACTGCAGGACTGCATGACGTCATAATGTTCATGAAGTTATTGGAAGGTCGTAAATTTGACAATGATGTAACTCTGCTCTTAGCTGCGTGGTGACAACACTTatcataaagaatataataatgcaAAGGCAAGAAACTTGATGCCCGAGCACCAGGCAGTAGCCTTGTCTTCCCGCTCTCGGTGGCCCTGAGTGCAATCAATAATTCGTACACTGCAAAAAATAATGTTATGGCAGGTAATGCGATGCTTACACTTGCGTGCTAATAGCGTGTGCTTTAATATCTGCATACGCTTAAGCAGGGTAATTTTGGATAAAATACAACACAGGAAGTTGTCACTCCATCATCATGTATCAGCTTAGACGATTTTAAAGCCACATACTTGCTACATGGAATATTGGCGATGGCGATGAATatgaattatcattttcatcatcataattactacaataataataatgataataataataataacaacaacaacaacaataatagacaataataataataatgataaaaataataataacattaatactaataatgatggtaacaataatagtaatgataataactaataataacaataataataaaataacaaaataacaaaaataataacagcaacagtaacaacactaatgataatgatactactactattgctaataataataatggtaataataacaatgataataataataacaagaacaacaacaataatattttttataatagtagtaataataaaaaaaatataataataataagaagaacaaaaacaacaataataacgataatgatagtgataataacaacaagaaacaacaataataataggaataataatactaacaacaataataatgaaaatgatgatgatgacgatgacgatgatggtgataaagagtgATAAGAgtgatgctgacgatgatgatgatgatgacaatgatgatgctggtcgtgatgatgatggtcgtgatgatgacaattatattgatggtcgtgatgatgacaattatattgatggtcgtgatgatgatggtgatgatggtgatgataatgatcatgatggttgtgatgatgatggtgatgatgatgatgatgatggtgatgatgatgatgatggtgatgatgatgatgatgatgatgatgataatgatggtggccgtgatgatgatggtgataatggtgatgatggtgatggtgatgatagtggtgatgatgctaatgatgatggcgatgatggtgatggtgatggcgatggttatggtgatgatggtgatatagaagatgataaagataaaaataaagatgaatataaagacaaagatgaagattataaggatggtgatgatagtggtcgtgtagatgatggtgatgataatgctgaggatagtgatggtcgtgatgatgatgatgtatgtgatggtgataatgatggtgatggtgatgatggcgatgattatggtgatgatgatgatgatgatggggatgatgttggtgatgatagtgatggtaatgatggtgatgatggtggtggtcatgacgatgatgattataatgatgatgataatgataatgatgatgatggtgatggtggtcgtgaggatgatgatgatggtgatgaaggtgatgatggtggtcgtgtagatgatgatggtgatgataatgctgatgatggtgatggtcgtgacgatgggtgatgatggtgataatggtaataatgatgggtacgataatggtgatgatggcgttgattatggtaatgatggtgatgatgatggggatgatggtgatggtgatgatgctgatgatggtggtggtcaggaagatgatgataatgatgattataaggataatggtaaagtgatgtgatgatgatgataatggtgatgataatgaagatgaagataagataaaggtaaagataaagataacgatgaagattatgatggtaatggtggtcgtgatgatgatagtgatgatgatggtggtggtcgtgtagatggtgatgataatgatgatggtgatgatgatggtgataatggtgatgatggtattgatgatggtgatgatgatggtgatgatggtgatgacgatggtgatggtgatgatgatggtgatgatggtgattatggtgatgatggtgatgatgatggtgatgatgatggtgatgaggtcaACAATATATATGGCGAGTGCTCGCCCTGAAATGGAACGGCTCTGCTGATGACTGCAATTCGGGTGTGGTTCCAAAGGCATCACAAGCCAACCACAAGAGATCACGTTCTTCACTTACCAGTCTGGGTATCTTGAACATGGTTTGTGAGTGATTTATAATCTTCTTATTGGCAAGCCAGTTGACCAGAGTGAATTCCAGCAGTGCTCCAAATACCATGATCATACAAGTGCCGATCCACACATCGATGGCCTGTGGAGTAGCAAGTGAATTTTATGTATGCATTGTGCTAGTTCAGAGATGTAGGCATCGTGCTAGCTCTGAGAGGTAAACACGGCTATTGACAAGGTAAATATTGGCAACACTTGATGATTACATACATGCAGGTCTCTTACAATCCGGATAAGATACTGTAACTCTCATTTTTAGCACCAACCTTGACATAAGACACAGGCGGCAGGGATGCCCTGATGCCTGAGGcgagggtggtgagggtgagcAGAGTGGTGACACCGAGGGACACTCTCCCGGGCACGGCGTTCGGGTCCAACCAGAAGGACACCCATGAAATGGACACGATGAGGATGGTGGGCACGTAGGTCTGGAGGACGTGGTAGCCATTTTGGCGACGCAAGTTGAAATAGACCAACAAACCGCTAAAGTTACCTGTTGTTGAGAACCAGATTACACCCAGAAAGacaattttttctcttatttcctgcGCATCACTGTGCCTGCAAAATAGAACTGAGATATACCTTATTATGAATAAGCAAAATACTCAGCTAACCTGTTGTGAAGACTTGGGTTGTGTCCTTGCAAGTGAAGTTGAGGAGGTCAAACTGGGCGATCTCTAGCTGGTCAGGCAGATCGATGGGATTCACGCTCGCCCACTCATAGTCAATGACGTCTTCCGTGTTGGCGTCTGCAACAGAGGCGGTGGTGAGACATGCCCGAGGGAcacgtgctcatatatatatatatatatatatatatatatatatgagcgtgtgtatgtagaggtataaatatgcatatatatatttgtaaatatatatgcatatatatatatatatgtatatatatatgcatatatatttacaaatataaatgtgtatatatatgtatgtatatatatttcattcatgaaatggaatgaccattgggctgatcagccatgGCATCCCAATCATATGtgagatgtggtcaggagctattaattaagtaaacaaagtaaaggcccccaagtttttttctttgcttgcagttccatctaactaggaataatATCTCTGCCGTTTAATAGGACTAAACCTCCCAGACATagtctgcatctgccgtgaacaacTAGTTACACTGATAaatgccttctgcagaaaccactgcccttctGCTAGCAGTTTCACCATAATCTGGCACTGGGAGCTAATAGattactatccttgaaccccagggtgcagtttaacgacTTGCCCAgaacaatatatttattcatatttgtgccATCACAAGGGCCATGGTGACACCATGTAGTTAACTGGGTCTTTATAGAGGTGactgaccagtgatccttcccaaggggagtagttgtttaggtaatcattgttggtggttctcaacctacCATCACATCTATATACCATcaaatttctatatacatatattcatatatataaacacacacacacacatatatatatatattgggtaagtcaaacctagatacggtagtgggtgagtctatcatagatatgatAGTGGGTTGAGAACTACCAACTACCCCCCTGGGAAAGGATTAATGGTCAAtaaccccagtataaagacccagtcaacatggtgccaagaagtttgtcaaacaccgcatcattGTCTTGGACAGGACATTAAATTGTATCTTGGGTTCAAGGacagtaccctatgagctccccgtgccagggttacggtgaagctgctgtaGCAGGCCAGTGTTTTCTGCAGAGGGCGTTTATCAgtacaactggtagttcacggcagatgcagaatatgtccgGCGGAAATTTAGTCATACtgacggcagagatagcattcttagatggaactgcgagcaaggaAAAAACTTGGGGGCCTGTACTTGACTTACTTGATAGtttctgaccacatcccaaatatgattgtttggtatacacacacacacacacacacacacacacacacatatatatatatatatatacatacaaacatacatatatatgtatatagatagatatatacacatataaacacatatatatccacatttactTTGCTATCTAAAGATATACGTATATCTTTAGATGATATGATTCTAAAGGAAATTGTATTAATAGCTATTAGCCGAAAATATTAACTCATTTATTTACATCTAACCATGCAGATAGTATACACTACTTAAGCGTGCAAGCAATAGTAAATGTCGACACTGTGGTTAGGTTATTAAAGAATACAAGTTAAGTTATCACTGAGGTTTTCGTCCAACAAACTTATTCTCACATAATGTGAAATATAATCAAAATTTCATgcctacagaaaaaaagaaaaaaaaaagaaaaagtgaaatggaCACCAAGATTCAAATTCCATAAAATACAGGAGAAACTAAATTTACTTCACATTATTAATGTCACTGGTTGTTGATaaggcaagagagaggaagagagtgagtgagtgagtgagtgagtgagtgagtgagtgagtgggagtgagagagagagagagagagagagagagagagagagagagagagagagagagagagagagagagagagagagagtgagagagagagagagatagagagagagagagagagagagagagagagagagagagagagagagagagagagagagagagagagagagagttgggggggagggggggatggttaGCTGGACAGCTAAATAGATAGCTAggttgacagacagaaagagaaggatagatacagatagatggatatatatacatacatacatacatacatacatatatatatatattgagagagagagagagagagagagagagagagagagagagagagagagagagagagagagagagagtgggtgatggTTAGTtggacagctagatagatatctaggtagatagacagagagcgaatggaatataaagatagaaagatacatggatagacagacagataaacagagagaggggggtaaggggatggaCATACAGAATGCAAGAAATTTCTTTTAATCTCAGACATATGCAAGAAAGACGTGAACGTATAATCTAAGGAGataaacaatgacaattataagaaCTCTGGCCTTCACCCTGTGCGTAATAAGGAGCGAAATATTACAAAAGTTTTCTGCGTAACTAATAAAACTTATTAGCGTGTATGTTCCTCTCGTTTATTTGTAATCGTACATAAAACTGAACAGCAGAAAGGACAGTGAAAACCTTTATATCAAAGTTATTTGGAATTTATTTTAACATGAAAGCCGCCATTGCCATTGTACTCAAGAAGTACAATGCGCTTTTCATTTCTGCTTTTACTCCCAATGGCATTTACGGccactaatttttttttatttttttttttatagaaaacggagcacTTGGAGAGAAAGAAGCCACGAAACCGGGAGCAACGTTGCGTTAGGTTCAGTCAACAAGGACATCTAGTTTAGTCGTAGAATGATTTGCTTAATTTCAATTACGCCCAATTGTATatgggtttattttattttattataaggcATAATACCAGAAATTCGGATGCAAAATTTTATCGGCAAATCGAAGGTAACAAAAGAGAAACCAAATAAAAGGTCAATATCAGCAAAGCAGCAATTTCAAATGCAGGAGGAACTGCAGTTCGGCTGCAGAGTATGCATTTATAAGGGAATGCGTCTTTTATACTTACAGGAACTAATGGAGATCCCACAAATCTGGAAGTCCAAGGGATATTCCCTGAACTCCATGTTGCACGAAAGCCTCAGCGTGGTCCTGGTAGAGGAAGGCTAAATCAGGGTCTCGCTCATTCAGACGAGCAAAGCTTCCACCTAATGCAGACTTCCTCATATGGTTCCATTTTCATTGATGCTCTGTGGTTAGTGTCAGATAACATTTTTTCCATCCGAAAGACAACTGCGAACCTAATTCTGATGCGTGTGCCGTAGCATTTCCGCGTCTAAATGATAATGAGGTCAGAGACGAAGAAACATTAATGAATTTgaactcattatttttttctcacagtCAAATTTGATAAATATCCTTTATGGTATCATCTTTCTCAACTCATCAACTGACTTCCCGGGAAACGAAAGGGAAACGCTTATTCACTGATGAAACGGAATCTCCCTCAAATAGCGTCATTCTAAAGTATTTCGAAACAAATGCAAGTGATTTTCACTCTTATCCGATAGATGCTATGAATTATCGACGAACTCTGCTTTGTTTCTTATATGATGTAAATAAAGTTAACTTCTCTCCTTGTGAACAAATGTCGGGGCAAGAAACACCAATGCAACAAAGATTGAGAAATTACAGCAGATCCTACGTCTACgcaagaaagaaatgataaccAAGAAAGGAGGTCTGCGAGACCCACAGGCCATTGAGCCGTGAGCACGAAACTGCGGATGAGCAAGGAAGCTGATGGAAGACGGTGCGCAttcaggaaaggaggaagaggcggggaaggagCTACTTACAGGAAGCGAGGGCAATGTAACACTTCTGGTCGTCAAAGGGAAAGAGTTCAAGGTCCATGTGGCAGGAGAGCGTGAGCGTGAGTCTGTTGACACAATGATACACTTGTCAGTCAAACTTGCATAACTGAAGTATGCCCTGCACTTGCTACTGTAAGTGTTGACGAAAGAAGGGAATATGCCTCGCGTGGGGGACTCATCCCAAAGAGTTAGTCTCTGAAACTGACAAAGGGACCGCAGCAACTAGGAAGTTCCTATATGTCCTCGAAAAGAGTTTTTGGCCTAGTATAAAGATGCATATTTCTTAGCAAACCATAGGTCAGAGAGCTGACCTTTGCCAAATTAAGAACCATCAGTCATCTGACCTAAGCGTGTCCAGAGATTGGATGTAGCCAAAAATTCCTGGgacattttttaaaaactttagtCTGTGAACACTACCCGGTATATCCTGCATTCAAACGGTTTGATAAAAACTTTACGATTTATTCTAGGAGAGGATAACACAACTGCCAAAAATTGACTAGGTGATGGCGCCTAGATagtggagagttttttttttgtttttttgacagaAAGTGACATAAAAGACATCATtcgtaaatacattaataaattcaAAAAAGTGTATAGGAAGCTTTGGGGCGGAGAAGAAAGATTGTGTTGGGTTTAGTAGAGCCAAGAGGAATAAGATTATAATATTCAACAAAATTTATTTTACTGAAACCCGCATATGGCTTAAATCATTCTATGTCTTTTTGGTCAATGGTAGGACTATAAATTTCAGAGCGAAGATGTATTCATAATCCAATCATAAATATCAGTATGAAATACGTAAAGTTCCTTTGAATATAAGTCACCGCACTCGTTCAAAGCGGCGCCTCAACTCACAGGTTGCCAAATCCTACCTGATGCTATACAAAACATCTCCGTTGTTTTGTATCCTTAACAATATGTTGGGCATCGTGACAGTGTGAAGCTCCGCGTCCTTCACGTTGTTGAAGAAAGTGTCCGGCTTCCAGATTTTGCTCTGCAACtgcggggaagagaggaaggcgcCGGGAGTGACAAAACTCTTCTTTGACTTGGATCTCTGTTTTTTGTCATTTCGATAGTCGTAAGCATTATGTCTGACGCACTATAACCTTTTAAGTTTATGGTCAGTAGCTTGTCTACTTTGTCTTCAGACTAAAGTAcacataaaaaaggtaaaaaaaaacatgctgACCAGCACTCTTTTCACTAAAATTCCATAGAATTACATTATCTAACCGGGATACACGAGAGGTGAATGCACTTGgtgaataacaatatatatatgtacctcacTCGGGGAACATGCCAACCACGGGGATGCCGGGCGCAACATATTTTCTTGCTGCGTTTGGCACTAAACCATCTCGGTTTAATCGCAGACTATCACTGATTCTTCACATTACCTCGTACATGTGCTGATACAACAATCTGGATAACAGAACGAAGGTAGCGTCTGTGACGGCGGTCATATGAAATAATTTACAAATGTGTCATGTCAGAGTAGGCGTCTGTAAACTCGGCAGCGGCAAGAGTTCACGTCCGCCGCATTACACGTCGAGAGTAAAAATGTGAAGGATGAAAGATAGCAACGAAGTCATATCATTTACGCCAACTAAAAATAGTAAACTACAAACTCAATATATACAATAACAAATGTACCGGGTTACGCATCAGGGAATTCCTGGTCTAATAcgtttttctacttttatttttcacAGCACAGCAACGGAAACCATAATATATAAACTAggcaaaaaaggcaaaataatctCGGCTTAAACTTCTATGTACAGCAGATATGCCTGTGCCAGGCGATGGTTACCAGCAGCAGTGCACTTGTTTGGCGAACTAACCTCACTGCTCGTGATGGTAATCATGTCCTTTTGGTTGACTGCGTTGACGAGCCGAGGGTCGTTCCATCGTTGCCGTAAGAATACATCAACCGTATAATCCTGGGAATGAAAAGGAGCATTTCACCTCATAGCCTCCTCACAGGGAAGAAATGATAGTATTACTCATTATATCTGAATACTGGCTGAGCGCATTCACCAATGCCAAATATTGAGAGAGGTATAGCTGAAGTAAGCTAAATGCAGGTGGA contains these protein-coding regions:
- the LOC125031288 gene encoding glycine receptor subunit alphaZ1-like, which gives rise to MICARSSVMLLKTLISLLLLTASGLAQGTGQRLILDSQYDVNEWPHADEERPTNVSVQMFINSFGSLNAANMDYTVDVFLRQRWNDPRLVNAVNQKDMITITSSELQSKIWKPDTFFNNVKDAELHTVTMPNILLRIQNNGDVLYSIRLTLTLSCHMDLELFPFDDQKCYIALASYANTEDVIDYEWASVNPIDLPDQLEIAQFDLLNFTCKDTTQVFTTGNFSGLLVYFNLRRQNGYHVLQTYVPTILIVSISWVSFWLDPNAVPGRVSLGVTTLLTLTTLASGIRASLPPVSYVKAIDVWIGTCMIMVFGALLEFTLVNWLANKKIINHSQTMFKIPRLLAGSDYGEVSFEGRGNTQGQERLTRRTKAQEEEPPAAASPKTYITYARALDRLCRVLFPGGFLIFNLVYWPYYLVHQYMALPQSLV